The following coding sequences are from one Triticum dicoccoides isolate Atlit2015 ecotype Zavitan chromosome 4A, WEW_v2.0, whole genome shotgun sequence window:
- the LOC119289550 gene encoding transcription factor NAI1-like, which translates to MLMDDMDDSRLFMQWAVSTLEQQDPGGADGGSEKSAYFPSPQALRDSAELAEAQNSLSSGDDTGGGGGIISPAPDAAVHEGSWSMSSPTSGGLFAPSSMSSTGTSNALSMSWNFGAVLPPQPVSSGGGGTLAAGVPLGSCVSQPTRRASTKSTSYAQDHIMAERKRREKINQRFIELSAVIPGLKKMDKGTILTDATRYVKELQEKVRSLEAAGGNHRSVETVVLVRKPCRPVAPDVGESSARFLLAAGTPAIGNQLPEVEAKLSEDNVMVRIHCEMNGKGLVARVLAEVEELHLRIVHNDVMPFTASTVIITTMAKASYHQ; encoded by the exons ATGCTCATGGACGACATGGACGACTCGCGCCTGTTCATGCAGTGGGCGGTGAGCACACTGGAGCAGCAGGATCCAGGAGGAGCCGACGGCGGCAGCGAGAAGAGCGCCTACTTCCCGAGTCCCCAGGCGCTCCGCGATTCCGCGGAGCTGGCGGAAGCACAAAACAGTCTGAGCTCCGGCGACGACACGGGCGGCGGTGGAGGAATCATCAGCCCTGCTCCCGATGCGGCTGTGCACGAAGGCAGTTGGTCCATGTCGTCCCCAACCTCGGGCGGGCTGTTCGCTCCCAGCAGCATGAGCAGCACCGGCACCAGCAACGCCCTGTCCATGAGCTGGAACTTCGGCGCTGTCTTGCCGCCGCAGCCGGTCAGCAGCGGTGGCGGGGGCACGCTGGCCGCCGGGGTGCCGCTTGGTTCCTGCGTGTCACAGCCGACAAGGAGGGCATCCACAAAGAGCACGTCGTACGCGCAAGACCACATCATGGCGGAGCGGAAGCGCCGGGAGAAGATCAACCAGCGCTTCATCGAGCTCTCCGCCGTCATTCCCGGCCTCAAGAAG ATGGACAAGGGGACGATTCTTACCGACGCAACGAGATACGTGAAGGAGCTCCAAGAGAAGGTCAGGTCACTGGAGGCTGCCGGCGGCAACCATAGGAGCGTCGAGACCGTGGTGCTCGTCAGGAAGCCGTGCCGCCCTGTCGCGCCAGACGTCGGCGAGAGCTCCGCACGGTTCCTCTTGGCGGCCGGGACGCCAGCAATTGGAAACCAGCTGCCGGAGGTCGAGGCAAAGCTCTCGGAGGACAACGTCATGGTGAGGATCCACTGTGAAATGAATGGAAAGGGTCTGGTCGCCAGGGTTCTTGCGGAGGTCGAGGAGCTCCACCTCCGCATCGTCCACAACGATGTGATGCCATTCACGGCGTCCACCGTGATCATAACCACCATGGCAAAGGCAAGTTATCATCAGTAA